A DNA window from Panthera tigris isolate Pti1 chromosome X, P.tigris_Pti1_mat1.1, whole genome shotgun sequence contains the following coding sequences:
- the LOC122230420 gene encoding doublesex- and mab-3-related transcription factor C1-like codes for MDPNEMPAVPCCTSDSPTGLETRAPWGIELGPKRTVSCCARCYNHGLNDQTKDQEHSCPFQACECHKCAFFSDPCRVLPAESALKREQGACLKRHLTQGLITSGASPPKAHSHVQKLTTQGGVVSEHPRRSADWSGPKIFVSVLDSSSLEDATHNFSFQEDPQDPCPVQHGPEASDQDSVSASSEWQRKLEAAEALLMLRNSSQASSGSISLLQPCVAAAPAGDGGLQPSSSSLRPRPASSISLPIGHLGCISLLS; via the exons ATGGATCCCAATGAAATGCCTGCTGTGCCCTGCTGCACCTCCGACTCCCCCACTGGCCTTGAGACCAGAGCCCCATGGGGGATCGAACTTGGCCCCAAAAGAACTGTAAGTTGCTGTGCCCGCTGCTACAACCATGGCCTCAATGACCAAACCAAGGACCAGGAGCACTCCTGCCCCTTCCAGGCTTGCGAATGTCACAAGTGTGCCTTCTTCTC GGATCCCTGCAGAGTCTTGCCTGCTGAGAGTGCCTTGAAGAGGGAGCAGGGGGCATGCCTAAAGAGGCACCTGACTCAAGGACTGATAACGAGTGGGGCCTCCCCTCCCAAAGCTCACAGCCATGTCCAGAAGTTGACCACTCAAGGAGGAGTCGTCA GCGAGCACCCAAGGAGGTCTGCTGATTGGTCAGGTCCCAAaatctttgtctctgtcttgGACTCCAGCAGCCTTGAAGATGCAACTCACAACTTCTCTTTCCAGGAAGACCCACAGGACCCCTGCCCTGTCCAGCAT GGTCCTGAGGCTTCTGACCAGGACTCAGTTTCTGCCTCCTCAGAGTGGCAGCGGAAGCTGGAAGCCGCTGAGGCTCTGCTGATGCTGAGAAACTCTTCTCAGGCATCTTCTGGCTCCAtctccctgctccagccctgcGTGGCAGCAG CTCCTGCTGGAGATGGAGGACTCCAGCCTTCTAGCTCCTCTCTCCGACCCAGGCCAGCCAGCTCCATTTCTCTGCCTATTGGACATCTGGGGTGCATCTCCCTCTTGAGCTAG